The following is a genomic window from Fusarium oxysporum Fo47 chromosome IV, complete sequence.
TTTCAGTGTGCGAGAAAAGCCCCGGAGGGCTGTGCGCGAGGCCATTGTGAATGTAGTTGGGCCTCGGAGGTTATGGGAAGCTCTGGTTGAGGTCAGTTCGAAAATCATACGAGGCTGAGAGTTGGAGTTTTGCGGTGGGTCAGAAATCGTGGCGCGCCAGCCTTGTAGCCACAGTGGCTGACATTTTTCTCAATAGACAGACTGGCAGTTAAGAAGGGTAATGGAGGTATCCCATCTCACCTTTAGACGCTTTCCCCAGAGTTGGCAACAGTTGAAGCATTACCCTTGTTCTTTTCTTGGCGGTGCTTAAAGATGGCACGAATGAAGGCGTGCACCCGGGCCTTCAACCACCAGGCAAGGAGTGCGAAAATTGCGAAGAGGGTGAGGAATAGAATTGCGATGGCTACTGCTGGACTGGGGGTCATATCGAAAGTCGTTTCAGAGTGTTGGGCGAGATGTTGTTGTAGGGGATGTCTTTCACGGTGTTGTTTTGCAAAGATTAGGAAAGTGGGAGATTGAAGATATTTCTCTATTACTTCAACTGCATCCTTGGTCAATTTTGACAGTGATTCTATCTACTGGTTGCCGTGGTGCATATTGCTATAAGTTGATTGTGTTTGAGATTCACTGGCAGCTGGTGACAGCTGCATTTAAAAGTGGCAGATGCTAGAGCTGGGACTGGATCCATCCATGGAGATCTGGAGTTTATCGCGAGTGTGGGGTAGAGCGATAAGAACTTTGTGTGGGGGATAAGTCGGGGTCCTCATGGCTAGCATGGGCTTCGGCTTCATGGCCGGCATCGAACAtgacatgatgaatggtTGGTCAAGTCAGGAGGCACGGTGTAAGGTCTGACAAGGAAGTCAACCAATTACCGAATAAGTAAGACACCCTTGAAAACAAATGCTGGCTGAGTATGCCGAACATCGTCAAACCACGGCTTATTACTATCTCGCCGTCTCGGCTTTCACGGGTTGGAGTCGGCTCAGGATGACGTCGCTTCCTCGCGGTATCAGAAACAACAGCCCCTCGGTAATACGGTCTACTGTCTATCTGGCATATCATTGACGTCTAGCAATTTGAATAAAAGAAAACATAGCCCAGATTCCAATTGACCCTCCAGAAACCCAAGCACCCACATACACATACATCATGAAGTCCCGAGCTCTGCGTCAAGTCGCCCTGCGGCGGGCCACCCTTTCTAGACCACATGTAACACCCCTTGCTATCCGATCAGCCAGCAGTGTATCGCAACGGCCCAATTCCAACTTTGTCTCCTTTCCTGGTGCTTTGAAGAGCGCATTCACAAGCTCTCTCAAATTCGAAGACCCCGAGTCGTATCCTGCCTTATCGACGTATCGCGTTGTAGACCAGCATGGAGTTGTGGTGGATGAATCGTTCAAACCTGATGTATCCGATGAGGAGGTTATTCGTCTATACAAAGATATGGTCTTCATCTCAATCATGGACCTGATTATGTTTGATGCGCAAAGACAAGGTCGATTGAGCTTCTATATGGTTAGTGCTGGCGAGGAGGCCGTCAGCATTGGAAGTTCAAGCGTGCTCGACAAAGACGATGTCATGTTCTGTCAATACAGAGAACAAGGCGTGTTTAAGGAGCGAGGATTTACAGCCAAGGATTTCATGAGCCAATTGTTTGGCAACAAGAACGACCCAAGTCGAGGACGAAGCATGCCTGTCCATTACGGAAGCAAAGAGCTGAATATTGTGAGTACGATGCGAGTTGAAACCAACAATCCAAAACTAACACAGTGGCATAGCATTCAATTTCATCTCCATTAGCGACACAACTTCCCCAGGCTTCCGGTGCCGCTTATGCTCTTAAGATGCAAAAGCTTCAAGACCCCAGCTCCAAAGCTCGTGTGGTAGCAGCGTACTTTGGTGAGGGTGCGGCCAGTGAAGGAGACTTCCACGCTGCTCTCAACATTGCCGCAACACGATCGTGCCCTGTTATCTTCATCTGTAGAAACAACGGATATGCTATCTCAACGCCTACACTAGACCAATACCGTGGTGATGGTATCGCCAGCCGTGGTATTGGCTACGGTATCGATACAATCCGAATAGATGGTAACGATATCTGGGCTGTCAGAGAAGCTACAAAGAAAGCACGTGAGATGGcccttgaagatggtggCAAGCCAGTTCTCATTGAAGCCATGACCTACCGTGTCTCTCATCACAGTACATCAGACGACTCATTCGCCTACCGTGCGCGCGTAGAAGTCGAGGATTGGAAGCGTCGCGATAACCCTATTACTCGACTACGAAAGTGGATGGAAGCAAAGGGTATCTGGgatgaagccaaggagaaggaggctcGCAGTGATCTTCGCAAGGAGATATTGAAGGCGTTCAGTG
Proteins encoded in this region:
- a CDS encoding thiamine diphosphate-binding protein translates to MKSRALRQVALRRATLSRPHVTPLAIRSASSVSQRPNSNFVSFPGALKSAFTSSLKFEDPESYPALSTYRVVDQHGVVVDESFKPDVSDEEVIRLYKDMVFISIMDLIMFDAQRQGRLSFYMVSAGEEAVSIGSSSVLDKDDVMFCQYREQGVFKERGFTAKDFMSQLFGNKNDPSRGRSMPVHYGSKELNIHSISSPLATQLPQASGAAYALKMQKLQDPSSKARVVAAYFGEGAASEGDFHAALNIAATRSCPVIFICRNNGYAISTPTLDQYRGDGIASRGIGYGIDTIRIDGNDIWAVREATKKAREMALEDGGKPVLIEAMTYRVSHHSTSDDSFAYRARVEVEDWKRRDNPITRLRKWMEAKGIWDEAKEKEARSDLRKEILKAFSEAEREKKPPIRGMFEDIYEELTDDLKAQMKELKEMLDKYPEEYDVAEFEGGKDSLKP